The following coding sequences lie in one Bacteroidota bacterium genomic window:
- a CDS encoding gliding motility-associated C-terminal domain-containing protein has protein sequence MESKLLTRLLTWLSFILMFIQTSNEAFASHAQSADITYRCLGGNQYEISLSFYRDCAGVAAPGTVTLNLASASCGQNYNLTLNQIPGTGIDVSPICSAFNTECSGGTYPGVQEYIYRGITTLPASCTDWVFSFSLCCRNATIGTILNPSAENIYVEATLDNLNFPCNSSPNFSNAPIPFVCSNQPYCFNNGSSDIDGDSLYFTLITPQTSATTTITYLTPYSAAQPLASSPAVTFNNLTGDMCMTPTMLQVTVFAVLVQEYRNEILVGSVMRDIQLRTITCTNNNPYVAGINNTGIYTLNACAGAPINFTIDTYDPDATQNVSIVWNSGIAGASFTTTGGARPTATFTWTPTTADISTASHCFTITVQDDNCPYNGSQTFSFCITVTGIELTTTSSPANCNASNGTADVSVISGTGPYTYLWSSGGTTPSENGLAAGTYTVSVSGADGCVSTATSTVAVGSAPGNITMNGTNVSCFGGNNGSATANASGGTPPYTYLWSNGSTAVTASGLTAGVYFVTVTTASGCVKNDTITITQPATPLTFTTSQTNISCFGLNNGTANAVTSGGTGPYTFMWNTTPIQTTATAVNLNPGIYSIVVTDDNGCTSSSTVNITEPNALTANAMIINHVTCNGMADGFATVGASGGTGMYNYMWNTTPSSLLQTISGLTPGNYTATVSDANNCTATSSITITEPPALTISAAGLPVTCNGLANGQGIVIPAGGTPTYTYQWLPIGGTAASTIALGPGTYTATATDANGCTITATVTIVEPSPVVTSATGSTTICSGQSTTILGSATGGTGAYTFNWTGVGTGATQTVSPTMNTVYSVIATDANGCAGTLANVTVNVTSLTLANLTVSPAAAICTGNTATISSSVFGSTGPVTINWSGGLGAGNGPFTVAPTTTTTYVVTVTDACGNTVTSSVPVTVHPLPVIALSPQSIESCEQATLTFVDNSTTNAGASYSWSFGDGNTSNQVSPMNTYTNSGTYTINVTVTSPFGCVNTASTTSTVIVNPGTIAQFTFEGMDGTAINPLYHFFDQSSNAATRVWNFGDGTTSTALNPQHLYPGKGLYTVSLVTTTTAGCTDSVSMQVEVLPIFTLYIPNAFTPDGNGTNDFFMPKGVEISEFTMMIFDRWGELIFQTDDLDKGWDGKANNGDKVAQQGVYVYKIAVRDFSQKYHDYTGHVTLLASNE, from the coding sequence ATGGAATCTAAACTACTTACCAGACTCCTTACTTGGCTTAGCTTTATTTTAATGTTTATCCAAACATCGAACGAAGCTTTTGCCTCGCATGCCCAAAGCGCTGATATCACGTATCGCTGCTTGGGCGGAAATCAATACGAGATATCGCTCTCTTTCTATCGCGATTGTGCCGGTGTGGCAGCACCGGGAACTGTAACTCTTAACTTAGCGTCTGCCTCTTGTGGTCAAAACTATAATTTAACACTTAACCAAATACCAGGAACAGGAATAGATGTATCACCAATTTGCTCAGCCTTTAATACCGAATGCTCCGGAGGGACTTACCCCGGTGTGCAAGAATACATCTATCGCGGAATCACTACGCTTCCTGCCAGTTGTACCGACTGGGTATTCAGCTTTTCGCTTTGTTGTCGTAATGCCACAATAGGCACCATCCTCAATCCATCTGCTGAAAACATTTATGTGGAAGCAACATTGGATAATTTAAATTTCCCTTGCAATAGTTCTCCTAATTTTTCGAATGCCCCAATTCCTTTTGTTTGTTCAAATCAACCGTATTGTTTTAACAATGGCTCATCAGATATTGATGGCGATTCGTTATACTTTACTTTAATTACACCTCAAACAAGTGCAACAACAACCATTACCTATCTAACACCTTATTCTGCAGCGCAACCTTTAGCGTCATCTCCTGCAGTTACATTTAATAATTTAACAGGTGATATGTGCATGACTCCTACCATGCTTCAGGTAACTGTTTTTGCTGTATTAGTTCAAGAGTATCGAAATGAAATACTCGTTGGAAGTGTAATGCGTGACATTCAACTTAGAACCATTACATGTACAAACAACAATCCATATGTTGCAGGAATTAATAACACCGGTATTTATACATTGAATGCATGTGCCGGTGCACCAATTAATTTTACAATCGATACGTATGATCCGGATGCTACTCAAAATGTTTCCATTGTTTGGAACAGTGGTATTGCCGGTGCATCATTTACAACAACAGGTGGAGCGCGTCCTACAGCTACTTTTACATGGACTCCAACAACTGCTGATATTAGTACTGCGAGTCATTGTTTTACAATCACTGTACAAGATGACAATTGCCCTTACAATGGAAGTCAAACATTTTCTTTTTGTATTACTGTTACCGGAATTGAATTAACAACAACCAGTAGTCCGGCCAATTGCAATGCGTCCAACGGTACAGCCGATGTATCAGTCATTTCAGGAACCGGTCCTTATACCTATTTATGGTCGAGTGGTGGAACTACACCAAGTGAAAACGGGCTTGCTGCAGGAACTTATACGGTGAGTGTTTCAGGTGCTGATGGCTGTGTGAGCACAGCTACTTCTACTGTTGCCGTTGGTTCTGCTCCCGGAAACATTACCATGAATGGAACCAATGTTTCTTGTTTTGGTGGCAACAATGGTTCTGCTACAGCCAATGCGAGTGGTGGAACTCCTCCCTATACTTATTTATGGAGCAATGGTTCAACGGCTGTTACTGCATCCGGTTTAACTGCCGGTGTCTATTTTGTAACAGTAACTACAGCCAGCGGATGTGTGAAGAATGATACAATTACCATTACACAACCTGCAACACCACTTACGTTCACAACCTCACAAACAAATATTTCTTGTTTCGGATTAAACAATGGAACGGCAAATGCTGTGACATCAGGTGGTACAGGTCCATACACATTTATGTGGAATACAACACCCATTCAAACAACAGCGACTGCCGTAAATTTAAATCCTGGCATTTATTCCATTGTGGTAACCGATGATAATGGTTGTACAAGTTCTTCCACTGTTAACATCACCGAACCGAATGCATTAACAGCAAACGCAATGATCATCAACCATGTTACTTGTAACGGAATGGCAGATGGATTTGCAACAGTTGGCGCATCCGGTGGTACAGGAATGTACAACTACATGTGGAACACAACTCCTTCCAGTTTATTACAAACCATTTCCGGTTTGACGCCAGGAAATTATACAGCAACCGTTTCCGATGCGAACAATTGTACTGCAACTTCTTCCATCACGATTACTGAACCTCCTGCGTTAACCATTTCAGCAGCAGGATTGCCTGTTACTTGTAATGGGTTGGCAAACGGACAAGGTATTGTTATTCCTGCCGGTGGTACTCCAACGTATACCTATCAATGGTTACCTATTGGTGGAACAGCAGCAAGTACCATCGCCTTAGGCCCTGGAACATACACTGCAACAGCAACCGATGCAAACGGTTGTACCATTACAGCAACGGTTACCATTGTGGAACCATCTCCGGTAGTTACTTCTGCAACGGGCAGTACCACCATTTGTTCCGGACAATCCACAACCATTTTAGGAAGTGCAACCGGTGGAACCGGAGCATATACATTCAATTGGACAGGAGTGGGTACTGGTGCAACACAAACGGTCAGTCCGACAATGAACACTGTGTACAGCGTTATTGCTACCGATGCAAACGGTTGTGCCGGAACGTTGGCAAACGTTACCGTTAATGTTACTTCATTAACTTTAGCGAACTTAACAGTTTCGCCAGCAGCAGCAATTTGTACAGGAAATACAGCCACCATTTCTTCCAGCGTTTTTGGAAGTACCGGTCCGGTTACCATTAACTGGAGCGGTGGATTGGGTGCCGGAAACGGGCCGTTTACTGTTGCTCCAACCACCACAACCACCTATGTTGTTACTGTTACTGATGCATGTGGAAACACCGTTACATCCAGCGTACCGGTGACTGTTCATCCGTTACCTGTGATTGCATTGTCACCACAATCCATCGAAAGTTGTGAGCAAGCAACTCTAACATTTGTAGACAACTCTACAACGAATGCAGGTGCTAGTTATAGTTGGTCGTTTGGTGATGGAAATACATCCAATCAGGTGAGTCCTATGAATACGTATACCAATAGCGGAACGTATACCATTAACGTTACGGTTACTTCTCCTTTCGGATGTGTGAATACGGCTTCAACAACCAGTACGGTGATTGTAAATCCCGGAACGATTGCTCAATTTACATTCGAAGGAATGGATGGAACAGCAATCAATCCGTTGTACCATTTTTTTGATCAATCCAGCAATGCGGCTACTCGTGTTTGGAATTTTGGTGACGGAACCACTTCTACAGCCTTGAATCCACAACACCTTTATCCAGGCAAAGGACTGTATACTGTTTCTTTGGTAACCACCACTACAGCCGGTTGTACCGATTCGGTATCCATGCAAGTGGAAGTTCTTCCCATCTTTACATTATACATTCCAAATGCATTTACTCCGGATGGAAACGGAACCAACGATTTCTTTATGCCGAAAGGTGTTGAGATCAGTGAATTCACCATGATGATTTTTGATAGATGGGGTGAATTGATTTTCCAAACCGATGACCTTGATAAAGGTTGGGATGGTAAAGCCAATAACGGGGATAAAGTTGCACAGCAAGGAGTATACGTTTACAAAATTGCAGTGCGCGATTTCTCTCAAAAATATCACGATTATACCGGTCACGTCACCTTGCTTGCTAGTAACGAATAG